In a genomic window of Amycolatopsis japonica:
- a CDS encoding PPA1309 family protein — protein sequence MAPSEQQGVAGLAREVEEFVASGGWDQPPQLFALVPTAALLDEQPELAGQLDPSAPLTPVAQESLPDGDLGEALAQIAWPDLVLGCALAQEIIVLPPDAEAELPVVPETDAERLRQAAADHPRRTEARLVAAVLRDGAGACVMRLRGAGKAEEPGDVPVDEIIENPELAPNLLEALKATLLP from the coding sequence ATGGCACCGAGTGAGCAGCAGGGCGTGGCCGGCCTGGCCCGCGAAGTCGAGGAGTTCGTCGCCTCCGGAGGATGGGATCAGCCGCCGCAGTTGTTCGCGCTGGTCCCGACCGCGGCGCTGCTGGACGAGCAGCCCGAACTGGCCGGACAGCTCGATCCGTCGGCCCCGCTGACGCCCGTCGCGCAGGAGTCGCTGCCGGATGGCGACCTCGGTGAAGCGCTGGCGCAGATCGCGTGGCCCGATCTGGTTCTGGGCTGCGCGCTCGCGCAAGAGATCATCGTGCTGCCGCCGGACGCCGAAGCCGAGCTTCCCGTCGTGCCCGAGACCGATGCCGAACGCCTGCGTCAGGCGGCCGCCGACCACCCTCGCCGGACCGAGGCCCGGCTCGTCGCGGCCGTCCTGCGGGATGGTGCCGGAGCCTGCGTCATGCGGCTTCGCGGAGCAGGGAAGGCCGAAGAGCCCGGCGACGTCCCTGTCGACGAGATCATCGAGAACCCGGAGCTAGCGCCCAACCTGCTGGAAGCCCTGAAGGCGACTCTGCTCCCCTGA
- a CDS encoding YlbL family protein codes for MLVSGALFVAFALVGFFIPVPYVAISPGPTYDTLGKDAAGQSVIQVNGHEIFQTSGELRMTTVSLRDGGITLFNALGLWASGRYALAPREEYFKPGETNEQVRQENIQQLQDSQTAAQVAALRRKFPVKVLAKTIVSGSPADKVLAPGDRLLVVNGATVKEATDVRAALNGTKPGQTVQITFKSDGQAERTVPLTLAQRPDGPEGFMGLTAVDRADVPFDVKISLQDVGGPSAGLMFALAIVDKMEPGDLAGGRHIAGTGEISEKGAVGAIGGISFKVVGAREAGATDFLVPAHNCAEAKTAAPDGLNLIKVSTLDEAIAQLENLKAGRPTASC; via the coding sequence CTGCTGGTCAGCGGCGCGTTGTTCGTCGCCTTCGCGCTGGTCGGGTTCTTCATCCCGGTGCCGTATGTGGCGATCAGTCCCGGCCCGACCTACGACACGCTCGGCAAGGACGCCGCCGGGCAGTCCGTGATCCAGGTCAACGGGCACGAGATCTTCCAGACCTCCGGCGAACTGCGGATGACGACGGTCTCCCTGCGCGATGGCGGCATCACGCTGTTCAACGCGCTCGGGCTCTGGGCGAGCGGCCGGTACGCGCTGGCGCCGCGCGAGGAGTACTTCAAACCCGGCGAGACCAACGAGCAGGTCCGCCAGGAGAACATCCAGCAGCTGCAGGACTCGCAGACCGCCGCCCAGGTCGCCGCGCTGCGGCGCAAGTTCCCGGTGAAGGTGCTCGCGAAAACGATCGTCTCCGGCAGCCCCGCGGACAAGGTGCTCGCCCCGGGGGACCGGCTGCTGGTGGTCAACGGGGCGACGGTCAAGGAAGCGACCGATGTGCGGGCCGCTCTGAACGGGACGAAGCCCGGACAGACCGTCCAGATCACTTTCAAATCCGACGGGCAGGCCGAACGCACCGTGCCGCTCACGCTCGCGCAGCGGCCCGACGGGCCGGAAGGGTTCATGGGCCTGACCGCCGTGGACCGCGCGGACGTTCCCTTCGACGTGAAGATCTCGCTGCAGGACGTCGGCGGCCCGTCGGCGGGGCTGATGTTCGCGCTCGCGATCGTCGACAAGATGGAGCCCGGGGACCTCGCCGGTGGCAGGCACATCGCCGGAACGGGCGAGATCTCGGAGAAGGGCGCCGTCGGCGCGATCGGCGGCATTTCGTTCAAGGTGGTCGGCGCCCGCGAGGCCGGCGCGACCGACTTCCTCGTGCCCGCGCACAACTGCGCCGAGGCGAAGACCGCCGCGCCCGATGGCCTGAACCTGATCAAGGTTTCGACGCTCGACGAAGCGATCGCGCAGCTCGAGAACCTCAAGGCGGGACGGCCCACCGCCTCCTGCTGA